TCACAGTATCGCCCGGGATCTTATTTGTCAATATCGACACGCCCGGGATATCCATGATATATTTGTACAAACATTCCCCCTTAAAAAAGCAGGAGGCACCGCACATTTTGAAAACCGAAAAAGAGATCAAAAAAAGGCTGGCGGAACTGAAGATCCTGATTCAAGACACCAAAGACCGGCTGCCGGCCCATTCGGTCAAACCGCCGGTGATGATGGATCT
The nucleotide sequence above comes from Desulfotignum phosphitoxidans DSM 13687. Encoded proteins:
- a CDS encoding histidine kinase, encoding MKTEKEIKKRLAELKILIQDTKDRLPAHSVKPPVMMDLLAYEDEYDDLRKQLANLKK